In one Oryza glaberrima chromosome 2, OglaRS2, whole genome shotgun sequence genomic region, the following are encoded:
- the LOC127762928 gene encoding ABC transporter F family member 3: protein MAAATLAAASMGVVREVLGSDVVDEVDQPIIDYIANVLADEDFDFGAPDGHGIFDALGDLLIDARCVADEEHCLEVCSKICEKFGKHGLVKPKQAMRSLVTPLRMNEGMDDKVAPKKQADVFDGPLLSSRDKAKIERKKRKDERQREAQYQTHVAEMEALRAGMPPVFVNHNNSGGPAVRDIHMENFSVTVGGRDLIQDCTVTLAFGRHYGLVGRNGTGKTSFLRAMAMHAIDGIPKNCQILHVEQEVVGDDTTALQCVLNADIERVQLLQEEAHLVQRQKDLEYEVEFEQSASKSKDGLDKDAISKRLEEIYKRLEFIDADAAEARAASILAGLSFTPEMQRKRTKQFSGGWRMRIALARALFIEPDLLLLDEPTNHLDLHAVLWLETYLLKWPKTFIVVSHAREFLNTVVTDILHLHGQKLHAYKGDYDTFERTREEHLKNQQKAFETNEKARSHMQAFIDKFRYNAKRASLVQSRIKALERMEHVDAVVSDPDYKFEFPTPDDRPGPPIISFSDASFGYPGGPTLFKNLNFGIDLDSRIAMVGPNGIGKSTILKLISGDLQPTSGTVFRSPKVRMAVFNQHHVDGLDLTVNPLLYMMRCYPGVPEQKLRAHLGSFGVTGNLALQPMYTLSGGQKSRVAFAKITFKKPHIILLDEPSNHLDLDAVEALIQGLLVFQGGVLMVSHDEHLITGSVDELWVVSEGRVSPFAGTFKDYKKMLKS from the exons atggcggcggcgacgttggcggcggcgagcatggGGGTGGTGAGGGAAGTGCTGGGGAgcgacgtcgtcgacgaggtCGACCAGCCCATCATCGACTACATCGCCAACGTCCTCGCCGACGAGGACTTCGACTTCGGCGCCCCCGACGGCCACGGCATCTTCGACGCGCTCGGCGACCTCCTCATCGACGCTCGGtgcgtcgccgacgaggagcaCTGCCTCGAG GTCTGCAGTaagatttgtgaaaaatttggAAAGCATGGCCTGGTAAAACCTAAACAAGCTATGCGAAGCCTTGTCACTCCTTTACGTATGAACGAGGGAATGGACGATAAGGTTGCCCCCAAAAAGCAAGCTGATGTATTTGATGGACCCTTGCTTTCATCACGTGACAAAGCCAAGATTGAACGGAAGAAGAGAAAGGATGAGAGACAAAGAGAG GCTCAATACCAAACGCATGTTGCTGAAATGGAGGCACTTAGGGCTGGAATGCCTCCAGTATTTGTAAATCACAATAACTCTGGTGGGCCAGCTGTTAGGGATATCCATATGGAGAACTTCAGTGTTACTGTTGGTGGTCGTGATCTCATTCAAGATTGCACTGTAACACTTGCTTTTGGAAGGCACTATG GTCTTGTTGGAAGAAATGGTACAGGGAAAACCTCTTTTCTCAGAGCTATGGCGATGCATGCGATTGATGGGATTCCCAAGAACTGCCAGATATTGCATGTTGAGCAAGAGGTTGTGGGCGATGACACAACAGCTTTGCAGTGTGTTCTGAATGCTGATATTGAACGGGTTCAACTTTTGCAAGAAGAAGCTCATCTGGTTCAACGGCAG AAAGATCTAGAGTATGAGGTTGAGTTTGAGCAGAGCGCGTCCAAAAGCAAGGATGGTCTTGACAAAGATGCTATCAGCAAGAGGCTTGAGGAGATATACAAACGCCTTGAGTTTATTGATGCTGATGCTGCAGAGGCTCGTGCAGCATCAATTCTGGCG GGTCTTAGTTTCACTCCTGAAATGCAACGTAAACGCACAAAACAGTTTTCTGGTGGATGGCGCATGAGAATTGCTCTAGCACGTGCTCTCTTCATTGAGCCTGATTTGTTGCTACTTGATGAGCCAACA AATCATCTTGATCTCCATGCTGTGTTATGGTTAGAAACATATCTCCTGAAATGGCCAAAGACATTCATTGTTGTATCACATGCTAGGGAGTTTCTTAATACG GTCGTCACCGACATTCTTCATCTGCATGGACAAAAGCTACATGCTTACAAAGGTGATTATGACACATTCGAGAGGACAAGGGAGGAGCACCTTAAGAACCAGCAGAAAGCTTTTGAAACAAATGAGAAGGCCAGATCCCACATGCAG GCATTCATTGACAAGTTCCGTTACAATGCAAAGAGAGCATCACTTGTTCAATCAAGAATCAAG GCATTGGAGCGAATGGAGCATGTTGATGCGGTCGTCAGTGATCCAGA CTATAAATTCGAATTTCCAACACCAGATGACCGCCCTGGACCACCAATCATCAGCTTCAG TGACGCATCTTTTGGTTATCCTGGAGGCCCcaccttatttaaaaacttgaaTTTTGGTATTGACCTGGACAGCCGCATAGCAA TGGTTGGTCCAAATGGTATTGGCAAATCCACTATACTTAAACTAATATCTGGAGATCTTCAGCCAACTTCAGGGACAGTGTTCCGCTCTCCCAAG GTTCGCATGGCTGTATTCAATCAACACCATGTTGATGGGCTTGATTTAACAGTGAACCCCCTTTTGTACATGATGAGATGCTACCCT GGTGTACCTGAACAGAAACTGAGGGCACATTTGGGTTCTTTCGGTGTTACAGGAAATCTTGCCCTCCAACCAATGTACACTTTATCAG GTGGTCAGAAAAGTAGGGTTGCCTTTGCAAAGATCACCTTCAAGAAGCCACACATTATTCTTCTCGATGAGCCTTCTAACCATCTT GATCTGGATGCTGTGGAGGCGCTGATCCAGGGTTTACTCGTTTTCCAGGGAGGAGTGCTAATG GTGAGTCACGACGAGCACCTGATAACGGGGAGCGTGGATGAGCTTTGGGTGGTGTCGGAAGGCAGGGTGTCGCCTTTCGCAGGCACGTTCAAGGACTACAAGAAGATGCTCAAGTCTTAA